CGACTGCCGCTTGTCGTGCAGCTTCTTGCCGCGGCCGAGCCCGAGCTCCACCTTCGCCCGCCCGCGGGCGTTGAAGTAGATGCGAAGGGGAATCAGGGTCAAGCCTTGCTGCTTGAGCTTGCCTTCGAGGCGGTCGATCTCGAGGCGGTGCAGCAGGAGCTTCCGGCTGCGGGTCGCCTCGTGGTTGTCGCGCGACGCGGGGTCGTAGGGACTGATGTGGACGTTGGTGATGAAGGCCTCGCCGCGGCTGATGCGGGCGAAG
Above is a genomic segment from Deltaproteobacteria bacterium containing:
- the smpB gene encoding SsrA-binding protein SmpB gives rise to the protein MAGSSQPPMVVNRRARHDYFIEETIEAGLVLTGSEVKSLRAGRANLVDSFARISRGEAFITNVHISPYDPASRDNHEATRSRKLLLHRLEIDRLEGKLKQQGLTLIPLRIYFNARGRAKVELGLGRGKKLHDKRQSIKEREAKRETARAMRSDRKRG